The following are encoded in a window of Qingrenia yutianensis genomic DNA:
- the rpoB gene encoding DNA-directed RNA polymerase subunit beta translates to MVHPIKLGRNERMSFSRINEDQSKMPNLIEVQIDSYNWFLEKGLKEVLHDVSPITDFSGNLLLEFNDYYLEDNPKYSVEECKERDATYSKPLKMKVRLINKETGEVKEQEIFMGEFPLMTDQGTFIINGAERVIVSQVVRSPGIYYDMQFDKIGKKLYFATVIPNRGAWLEYETDSNDVFSVRIDRTRKLPVTVLIRALGIGTNAQILELFGEDEKLINTLEKDPTKSTEEALIEIYKKLRPGEPPTVESATSLLNALFYDDKRYDLSKVGRFKFNKKLALSRRIRNFEAARDIVDPETGEIYVKKGEIIGIDASKEIEKSGVNVVYLMFEGKEIKVFSNGMVHLADHVDFDVSDLGITEKVRYSVLSEILGSKETEEEIKEEIKIRIDELIPKHIILDDILASINYHNNLSYGMGTTDDIDHLGNRRIRAVGELLQNQFRIGFARLERVVKERMTTQDLDSVTPQLLINSRPVVSAIKEFFGSSQLSQFMDQNNPLAELTHKRRLSALGPGGLSRERAGFEVRDVHHSHYGRMCPIETPEGPNIGLINSLSCYARINEFGFIEAPYRKVDKETGVVTDEIEYMTADIEDNYKIAQANEVLTEDNKFAKKKIIVRYQDEFVEIENDKVDYMDVSPKQLVSVATAMIPFLENDDAVRALMGSNMQRQAVPLLNPDPPIVGTGMEYKAAKDSGVVVLAKEDGIVDFVSADTIIIKEKDGNLRTYKLTKFLRSNQGTCINQKPIVKKGEAVEKGDIIADGPSTSQGEIALGKNILIGFMTWEGYNYEDAVLINERLVKEDVFTSIHIEEYESESRDTKLGPEEITRDIPNVGEDALKDLDERGIVRIGAEVRSGDILVGKVTPKGETELSAEERLLRAIFGEKAREVRDTSLRVPHGESGIIVDVKVFTRENGDELPPGVNQVVRCYIAQKRKISVGDKMAGRHGNKGVVSRILPEEDMPFLPDGTPLQIVLNPLGVPSRMNIGQVLEVHLGYAAKKLGWKIATPVFDGATEEDIMETLEKAGMSKTGKTVLYDGRTGMPFDNPVTVGYMYYLKLHHLVDDKIHARSTGPYSLVTQQPLGGKAQFGGQRFGEMEVWALEAYGSAYTLQEILTVKSDDIVGRVKTYESIVKGENVPKPGIPESFKVLIKELQSLSLDVKVLDGNDNEIELKESVDDDDTSNMKLMPIADDDDIIDSIEGKSDEDKDIDMMIDDIDEPLFDEDKEPNEEDLDITENLLKSMPKTDDDVLDLLDLDDIDSLDSLDSDVDLDVKNDDDDLF, encoded by the coding sequence ATGGTACATCCTATAAAGCTTGGCAGAAACGAACGTATGAGCTTTTCCCGTATCAACGAGGATCAGTCCAAAATGCCAAACTTAATCGAAGTTCAAATTGATTCCTACAACTGGTTTCTCGAAAAGGGATTGAAAGAGGTATTGCACGATGTGTCGCCGATTACCGATTTCTCGGGCAATCTTTTGCTGGAATTCAATGATTATTATTTGGAGGACAACCCCAAATATTCGGTTGAGGAATGTAAAGAACGAGATGCTACATACTCGAAACCGCTTAAAATGAAGGTAAGACTCATCAACAAAGAAACGGGCGAGGTTAAAGAGCAGGAAATTTTTATGGGTGAATTTCCGCTTATGACCGACCAGGGTACTTTCATTATCAACGGCGCAGAGCGTGTTATTGTCAGCCAGGTTGTAAGGTCGCCCGGCATATATTACGATATGCAGTTTGACAAAATCGGCAAAAAGCTTTATTTTGCCACGGTTATCCCCAACCGCGGTGCTTGGCTTGAATACGAAACCGATTCAAACGACGTATTTTCGGTTAGAATTGACAGAACGAGAAAACTTCCCGTTACTGTTCTTATAAGAGCGCTCGGAATAGGCACAAACGCGCAGATTTTGGAGCTTTTCGGCGAGGACGAAAAGCTTATCAACACGCTTGAAAAAGACCCGACAAAGAGCACGGAAGAAGCGCTTATCGAAATTTATAAAAAACTCCGTCCCGGCGAGCCTCCCACGGTGGAGAGCGCGACGAGTCTTTTGAATGCGCTTTTTTACGACGACAAACGCTACGATTTGTCCAAAGTCGGCAGATTTAAATTCAACAAAAAGCTTGCGCTTTCGAGAAGAATAAGAAACTTTGAGGCGGCAAGGGATATTGTCGACCCCGAAACAGGCGAAATTTACGTTAAAAAAGGCGAAATTATCGGCATTGACGCGTCCAAGGAAATTGAAAAATCGGGCGTTAATGTTGTTTATCTTATGTTTGAGGGCAAGGAAATCAAAGTGTTCTCAAACGGTATGGTTCACCTTGCGGACCACGTTGATTTTGACGTGTCCGACCTCGGAATTACCGAAAAAGTGCGTTACAGCGTGCTTTCCGAAATTCTCGGCAGCAAGGAAACCGAAGAAGAAATTAAAGAAGAAATCAAAATCAGAATTGATGAGCTTATTCCCAAGCACATCATTCTTGACGATATTTTGGCGTCGATTAACTATCACAACAACCTTTCATACGGTATGGGCACAACCGACGACATCGACCATCTCGGAAACAGAAGAATAAGAGCGGTCGGCGAGCTTTTACAGAACCAGTTCCGTATCGGTTTTGCGCGCCTTGAAAGAGTTGTAAAAGAAAGAATGACCACACAGGATTTAGACTCGGTAACTCCGCAGCTCCTTATCAACTCGCGCCCTGTTGTGTCGGCGATTAAAGAGTTTTTCGGAAGCAGTCAGCTGTCGCAGTTTATGGACCAGAACAACCCTCTTGCAGAGCTTACGCATAAAAGACGTCTTTCGGCGCTCGGACCCGGCGGCTTGAGCCGTGAGCGCGCAGGCTTTGAAGTTCGTGACGTTCACCATTCGCACTACGGCAGAATGTGTCCTATCGAAACTCCTGAAGGCCCGAATATCGGTCTTATTAACTCGCTTTCGTGCTATGCGCGTATCAACGAATTCGGCTTTATTGAGGCGCCTTACCGCAAGGTTGACAAAGAAACCGGCGTTGTTACCGACGAAATCGAATATATGACTGCGGATATTGAGGATAACTACAAAATCGCGCAGGCAAACGAGGTTCTCACCGAGGACAACAAGTTTGCGAAAAAGAAAATTATCGTTCGTTACCAGGACGAATTTGTTGAAATAGAAAATGACAAGGTTGACTATATGGACGTTTCGCCGAAACAGCTCGTTTCGGTTGCTACGGCCATGATTCCGTTCCTCGAAAACGACGACGCGGTTCGTGCGCTTATGGGCTCGAATATGCAGCGTCAGGCGGTTCCGCTCCTTAATCCCGACCCTCCGATTGTCGGCACGGGTATGGAATATAAGGCGGCGAAAGACTCGGGCGTTGTTGTCCTTGCAAAAGAGGACGGTATTGTTGATTTTGTTTCGGCAGATACCATCATCATTAAAGAAAAAGACGGAAATTTGAGAACTTATAAGCTTACCAAATTCCTCCGTTCCAACCAGGGTACCTGCATAAACCAGAAACCTATCGTTAAAAAAGGCGAGGCGGTGGAAAAAGGCGATATTATCGCGGACGGTCCGTCAACCTCACAGGGTGAAATCGCACTCGGCAAAAACATTCTCATCGGCTTTATGACGTGGGAAGGTTACAACTACGAGGACGCGGTTCTTATTAACGAGCGCTTGGTTAAAGAGGACGTATTTACGTCAATTCATATAGAAGAATACGAGTCGGAATCCAGAGATACAAAACTCGGACCGGAGGAAATCACACGCGATATTCCCAACGTCGGCGAGGACGCATTGAAGGATTTGGACGAAAGAGGTATTGTAAGAATAGGCGCAGAGGTAAGGTCGGGCGATATTCTCGTCGGCAAGGTTACACCCAAGGGCGAAACCGAGCTTTCGGCTGAAGAAAGACTTCTCCGCGCAATATTCGGCGAAAAAGCAAGAGAAGTAAGAGATACGTCGCTCCGCGTTCCTCACGGCGAAAGCGGTATTATCGTGGACGTTAAAGTGTTCACGCGTGAAAACGGCGACGAGCTTCCTCCCGGAGTAAACCAGGTGGTAAGATGCTATATCGCACAGAAGAGAAAAATTTCAGTCGGCGACAAAATGGCGGGACGTCACGGTAACAAAGGTGTTGTATCGCGCATACTTCCCGAAGAAGATATGCCGTTCCTCCCTGACGGCACACCGCTCCAGATTGTGTTAAATCCGCTCGGCGTACCTTCCCGAATGAACATCGGTCAGGTGCTTGAGGTGCATCTCGGCTATGCGGCTAAAAAGCTCGGCTGGAAGATTGCAACCCCCGTATTTGACGGTGCAACCGAGGAAGACATTATGGAAACTCTTGAAAAAGCAGGTATGAGCAAAACAGGCAAAACAGTGCTTTACGACGGAAGAACGGGTATGCCGTTCGACAACCCCGTAACGGTAGGTTATATGTATTACCTCAAACTGCATCACCTTGTTGACGATAAAATCCACGCACGAAGCACGGGTCCGTACTCGCTTGTTACACAGCAGCCTCTCGGCGGTAAAGCGCAGTTCGGCGGTCAGAGATTTGGTGAGATGGAGGTTTGGGCGCTCGAGGCTTACGGCTCGGCGTACACCCTGCAGGAAATTCTCACCGTTAAGTCGGACGATATTGTCGGCCGTGTAAAAACATACGAGAGTATCGTAAAGGGCGAAAATGTGCCCAAGCCCGGTATTCCGGAGTCGTTCAAGGTTCTTATAAAAGAGCTTCAGAGCTTGTCGCTTGACGTAAAAGTGCTTGACGGCAACGACAACGAAATCGAGCTTAAAGAGTCGGTTGACGATGACGACACAAGCAATATGAAGCTTATGCCTATCGCGGACGACGACGATATTATCGACTCGATTGAGGGCAAGAGCGACGAGGACAAGGATATTGATATGATGATTGACGATATTGACGAGCCTTTGTTCGACGAGGACAAGGAGCCTAACGAGGAGGATTTGGACATCACCGAAAATCTTCTTAAATCAATGCCCAAGACAGATGACGATGTTTTGGATCTTCTCGATTTGGACGATATTGACAGTCTTGACAGTTTGGACAGCGACGTTGATTTGGACGTCAAAAACGACGATGACGATTTGTTTTAA